agtttgagaaacACTGCCTTAGAACCTGGCGATGCGAGACTATATGAGCATATGCGCTGTAATAGACTGGTGTCCTGTCGACAGTGGGTCACTGACCTGCACTTCATGAACTGACGGTGAGGAAGCAGTtactaaatgaatgaatgattaaatggtTTATCAAGCTGTCTTATTTTACTGTCGGTATTCTATTCTCAGTCAGATACAATCATAGATTTTTAAtatgcatttttatatttataattttgcaGATGTTTATTATAGTACGTTAATTGTAGTATCATACAAACAtaattaaaggggacatattaaaaagaaaaaaaaatcaccttttCAATGGTTGTTAGTTTGGTGTAGTGGAAATAATTATACCCCAGCTCACGGTGGCATAAatactacatagcggagtcaatggtaattaattattagttcattaataattaattatttaattaattttgttaacctccatgtttgggagccatttaataatatgtagtgtacaattttatgtaatttataagtaacctgtccaattttagcttggacaagcAGGTCATCAAGttggatgactttacatattatacagcagaattaactagaattaattattattaataaattatgctcattgacccgttgtaggttcttggcttcgaaattgaatctgaactaaaagtaataattctgtacaagaaaagtgcacacacaaacaaataaccaaggattggttgtATCACTCAACTGgtgtattaattgtaatatcaaataatgaatattgattatccatccatccattatctgtaaccgcttatccaatttagggtcgcggggggtccagagcctacctggaatcatcgggcgcaatattgattatacattcatatattgaaatggattacagcgatacatgagggaacagggagattaatatatgagggaatttctctatgataattaccctaaattctagaaaggcttttgtttatcccagcaaagcattcagcaccaacctcCTGAGCTATGAAGAAATAAAACCATGTGACTTTACGTATCCCTGGAACTGGACTGAGAGCCTGTCGCTGACGCGCGGTACTTTCTGGTGCGGCTTCCTGGAGAACTGCAGCCACGGACCTAGTAGCACTGCAGCCACTGGGTTCCACTTTGTCCCTCTGGGCCAGAGACACGACGACCCCTCCATTTgagttctgaaggtctctgtgggaattctccgtcatcgctgatctgcctcCTGGTGAGAGACACgcccatgcaggtctctcctgggacTTTGCCCAGAAGGTTATTCTGAGGGGGCATGTGGCCTTCTCCGTCGCTGATCCTGAAGCTTTTGTCATCACTTTGAGAGTCAGAGGTCTTCTTCAATTCTCTGGGTGTGGCATTGAATTTTTGCTGGAATAAACTATActtcttttaactatagttttctactagagataaaattaaaatagaacttctgtactATCTGAACCATGcttgaggggcccaagactgtttaaaagAGCCATAAGAGAGTCTGATGCCTGCAGAGAGCTCTAGTGAGAGAGCCAGAGCTCTCACTTAACTGACTACTCTATCTGAGAAGCATCGTCTGCAGGAAGCAAGAGTGAGATGTTCTTCAGAAAAAACTTTTTCCTCTCCAAAAATTCTGAAAAGGAGTGTGTAAAAAGAGTCTGAAGTGAGCATGATTTCGCGCCACTGGGTTTTTAactagagtttagaaaacccaccTTGAATACCTGATAGGTCCTCAGGGGTTTAGGATTAGAGCATCTCTTgcccctgattggctgtttcctgtaccttggtagtgacatcacataaaatttatgacacttgacaagacaaagacttaaaGACGATCCCTGTTGAATCCcagaattctgaatcatactttagCAATATAAGAGATTATATTTTACCACAAAGTAACATTATTCAGACAAACCATATTTTACATAATCCTTAACAAAATAGTATGTGAgttaccttggttctacatgagttcatataaaaaggtgattttaaaaaatatgtaaattaattccacccattttggTTTGTCTAAAGGGgattcatttcacacagtggtagacatatgtaacttcaaactgttttaaaccaatgggaattaggGTTTAATTTTATAGTTTGAGAAGTTCTTAATTAAGCAGTTTTACACAGAGAATAAACTGATTGACTCTGTGTGGCCTTGGGTCATAAAAAAAGATCCCTGGAGAGTGGTTTACGACCCTGCTCTGGATGTTTATCTCACATCCCCGTCTGGGTTTGTGTGGCTGAGAAGAGAGACTGAGATTGGAGAAAGGTCTTTCTCAACTTCTGTATACGTCCCCAAAAAGTATAATATCTTGTATTAACAATGAATAATCTGTTCATCTCCACTACATTGGGGATCTGTTGTTTCTACCAAgccacaaactgtgaataaatacctcccagtcagttttttgtCATCTGCCTATGTTTAGAGTGCCCATTGTCTGCTCGTCTGTTTTTAGTCAAGTGCAGTATCCTTTTCCTCAAACTGCTGTGAAAAATCACCTGTGTTTTTTCTGAAGTGAAAAGTTGGTTGTGTTAAATgttggttgtgttttttttgtctccACAGAAGAATGGCGAGGAGCACACTCTGCTTGTGGAGTTGTCTTTTTTGGGCGTTACTTTACACTGGTGTACATGGAGATCTGAAACAGGAGACTGACGACAAAATGCAGCTGTTTGTGATGAACAACAATTTTGCTGTACGTCTGTACAAAAGCATTAAAGCTCAGTCAAATTCTCAATCCAagaatgtgtttttctctcctctgagtgtgtccGTGGCACTATCCGCACTTTCCTTGGGAGCAAGGGGCAAAACATACGAGCAGGTCTTTAGTGGTCTCGGATTCAACAGCTCTgtccacagcagtgaggaggtgCATCAAGCCGTCCTCAGTCTTCTCCAAACTCTCAATCAGAGGACAGGTGTGGATCTGGAGGTTGGCACTGCTCTCTATATTCAGGACACTTTCAAGCCTCGTCCTGAATTCCTGCAGGAGATGAAGCGTTTCTACCTTTCAGATGGCTTCTCTGTTGACTTCACCAAGTGCACAGAGACCACTGAGCAGATAAACAAGTACGTCAGTGAAAAGACACGGGGCAAAATAAGCAAGTTTACTGAAGATCTGGATCCCAGGACAATCATGTACCTGCTCagctatatatatttcaaaggTGGGTTCGCTAGATATGATCATTTCAGAGGTGTGATACAtggccaattcacctaaccctAATAAATGTCTGCTTTCTTCTAAAGGGAAATGGATCATCCCATTCCACCCCAAGCTCACCCGTGAGAGGGACTTCCACGTGGACAATGAGACGACTGTTCCAGTTCAAATGATGTATA
This window of the Hoplias malabaricus isolate fHopMal1 chromosome Y, fHopMal1.hap1, whole genome shotgun sequence genome carries:
- the LOC136678953 gene encoding serine protease inhibitor A3M-like isoform X1, yielding MGFRRMARSTLCLWSCLFWALLYTGVHGDLKQETDDKMQLFVMNNNFAVRLYKSIKAQSNSQSKNVFFSPLSVSVALSALSLGARGKTYEQVFSGLGFNSSVHSSEEVHQAVLSLLQTLNQRTGVDLEVGTALYIQDTFKPRPEFLQEMKRFYLSDGFSVDFTKCTETTEQINKYVSEKTRGKISKFTEDLDPRTIMYLLSYIYFKGKWIIPFHPKLTRERDFHVDNETTVPVQMMYRKDYYEVFHDQELSTDVLYLHYNDSFSMMLALPEKDLAALEETLSSQHIAKWLRQVVKRKYEIYIPKLSLKTSYSLKDILKGMGMTDMFKKKANFTGISSKVDAYVSEAVHKATLDVDETGATATAVTGLGLVYFSRTFNPITPILDFNHPFMMFVVDRKSKNVLFMGKVTNPAASM
- the LOC136678953 gene encoding serine protease inhibitor A3M-like isoform X2: MARSTLCLWSCLFWALLYTGVHGDLKQETDDKMQLFVMNNNFAVRLYKSIKAQSNSQSKNVFFSPLSVSVALSALSLGARGKTYEQVFSGLGFNSSVHSSEEVHQAVLSLLQTLNQRTGVDLEVGTALYIQDTFKPRPEFLQEMKRFYLSDGFSVDFTKCTETTEQINKYVSEKTRGKISKFTEDLDPRTIMYLLSYIYFKGKWIIPFHPKLTRERDFHVDNETTVPVQMMYRKDYYEVFHDQELSTDVLYLHYNDSFSMMLALPEKDLAALEETLSSQHIAKWLRQVVKSRKYEIYIPKLSLKTSYSLKDILKGMGMTDMFKKKANFTGISSKVDAYVSEAVHKATLDVDETGATATAVTGLGLVYFSRTFNPITPILDFNHPFMMFVVDRKSKNVLFMGKVTNPAASM